The following coding sequences lie in one Paracidovorax avenae genomic window:
- a CDS encoding PaaI family thioesterase: protein MLSFGAEIPFVSHLGFTLHHMQGGESELHYTAQPDHLNSFGVTHGGATMTLMDVAMATAARSDIPPDIGVVTIEMKTSFMQAARGPLVARGRLLHRTTALAFTEASIYDAEGRLCSHGTGTFKYMKRPAQPAASVPTD from the coding sequence GTGTTGAGCTTCGGCGCCGAAATTCCCTTTGTCAGCCACCTCGGCTTCACCCTGCACCATATGCAGGGCGGAGAATCCGAACTGCACTACACCGCGCAGCCGGACCACCTGAATTCCTTCGGCGTCACCCACGGCGGCGCCACCATGACCCTGATGGATGTCGCCATGGCCACGGCGGCCCGCAGCGACATACCGCCCGACATCGGCGTGGTCACCATCGAGATGAAGACCAGCTTCATGCAGGCGGCCCGCGGGCCGCTGGTGGCGCGGGGCCGGCTCCTGCACCGCACGACCGCGCTCGCGTTCACGGAAGCCAGCATCTACGACGCCGAAGGCCGCCTCTGCAGCCACGGCACCGGTACCTTCAAGTACATGAAGCGGCCCGCACAGCCCGCGGCATCGGTTCCCACCGACTGA
- a CDS encoding NADP-dependent oxidoreductase, which translates to MPRNQQILLDNRPQGEASTGNFKLVATDTPALQDGQVLVRHHYLSLDPYMRGRMNDSKSYAASQPLGEVMIGGTVGEVAESRHPKFAVGDKVVGMGGWQEWSVVDGNAPGMLRKVDTTHVPLSHYLGAVGMPGVTAWYGLVKIIEPKAGETMVVSAASGAVGSAFGALAKARGCRVVGIAGGPEKCRYVTEELGFDACIDHREHGDLKSMSQALKQACPQGIDGYFENVGGYILDAVLLRANAFARVAICGMIAGYDGQPLPLQNPALILINRMKVQGFIVSEHMEIWPEALKELGGLVGSGKLRPRETIAEGIAAAPEAFLGLLKGKNFGKQLVKLV; encoded by the coding sequence ATGCCACGCAACCAGCAGATCCTCCTGGACAACCGTCCGCAGGGCGAAGCCAGCACCGGCAACTTCAAGCTCGTCGCCACCGACACGCCCGCGCTGCAGGACGGCCAGGTGCTCGTGCGCCACCATTACCTGAGCCTGGACCCGTACATGCGCGGCCGCATGAACGACAGCAAGAGCTACGCCGCGTCCCAGCCCCTGGGCGAAGTCATGATCGGCGGCACCGTCGGCGAAGTGGCGGAAAGCCGCCACCCCAAGTTCGCCGTGGGCGACAAGGTCGTCGGCATGGGCGGCTGGCAGGAGTGGAGCGTGGTGGACGGCAACGCTCCCGGCATGCTGCGCAAGGTGGACACCACCCACGTGCCGCTGTCGCACTACCTCGGCGCGGTGGGCATGCCCGGCGTGACCGCCTGGTACGGCCTCGTGAAGATCATCGAACCCAAGGCCGGCGAGACCATGGTGGTAAGCGCCGCCTCGGGTGCCGTGGGCAGCGCCTTCGGTGCCCTTGCCAAGGCACGCGGCTGCCGCGTGGTGGGCATTGCCGGCGGCCCTGAAAAGTGCCGCTATGTGACCGAGGAACTGGGTTTCGATGCCTGCATCGACCACCGCGAGCACGGCGACCTCAAGAGCATGTCCCAGGCCCTGAAGCAGGCCTGCCCCCAGGGCATCGACGGCTACTTCGAAAATGTCGGCGGCTACATCCTCGATGCCGTGCTGCTGCGCGCGAACGCCTTCGCGCGCGTGGCCATCTGCGGGATGATCGCCGGCTACGACGGCCAGCCCCTGCCGCTGCAGAACCCGGCCCTCATCCTGATCAACCGCATGAAGGTGCAGGGCTTCATCGTCAGCGAGCACATGGAGATCTGGCCCGAGGCGCTCAAGGAACTGGGCGGGCTCGTCGGCTCGGGCAAGCTCCGCCCGCGCGAGACGATCGCGGAGGGCATCGCCGCCGCGCCGGAAGCCTTTCTCGGCCTGCTCAAGGGCAAGAACTTCGGCAAGCAGCTGGTCAAGCTGGTCTGA
- a CDS encoding GNAT family N-acetyltransferase, whose translation MAASLLWHWSRFDDLGVHALHDALALRCRVFILEQGPYQDPDGADKCAWHLLGRDAGGHLLAYLRVVDPGVKYMEPAIGRVVTAPEARGSGAGRLIVREGLARCAAAWPGRAVRISAQAHLQRFYREAGFTTVSPEYLEDGIPHVEMLWTPTSAPA comes from the coding sequence ATGGCCGCGTCCCTGCTATGGCACTGGTCCCGCTTCGACGATCTCGGCGTGCATGCGCTGCACGATGCGCTCGCCCTGCGCTGCCGCGTGTTCATCCTGGAGCAGGGCCCCTACCAGGACCCCGACGGTGCCGACAAGTGCGCGTGGCACCTGCTCGGGCGTGACGCCGGAGGGCACCTGCTGGCCTACCTGCGCGTGGTCGATCCCGGGGTGAAGTACATGGAGCCGGCCATCGGCCGCGTGGTCACGGCGCCCGAGGCCCGCGGCTCGGGCGCCGGCCGCCTGATCGTGCGCGAAGGCCTCGCGCGCTGCGCGGCCGCATGGCCGGGCAGGGCGGTGCGCATCAGTGCGCAGGCCCACCTGCAGCGCTTCTACCGCGAGGCCGGGTTCACCACGGTCTCGCCCGAATACCTGGAGGACGGCATCCCCCACGTCGAGATGCTGTGGACGCCGACCTCCGCTCCGGCGTAA
- a CDS encoding glutathione S-transferase family protein, giving the protein MAPSLPEPILHHYPSSPFSEKIRLALGFKQLAWKSVIVPSIAPKPDVVALTGGYRRTPFLQVGADIYCDTALICDVLEHLQPEPVLYPLALKGVSRVFAQWSDTTLFWAAMAYNLQPRGAAELFANLPPTAAQAFGADRKAMSAGMNRLRPQDATAAYRSYLRRIAHMVEEHDYLFGAEPCVADFAAYHPLWFTRQCVPVMADIFKATPAVLEWMDRIAAIGHGRMEKFSAQDAITVAARAEPLPLVDDVFQDEHGIPLGAHVSIAAESFGTEPTEGRLVAATRTRYTLARTDPRAGTLHVHFPRIGYTLTSTETTTP; this is encoded by the coding sequence ATGGCCCCGTCCCTGCCCGAACCCATCCTGCACCACTATCCCTCGTCGCCGTTCTCCGAAAAGATCCGGCTCGCCCTCGGCTTCAAGCAACTGGCCTGGAAGTCGGTGATCGTTCCCAGCATCGCGCCCAAGCCCGACGTGGTCGCGCTCACGGGCGGATACCGCCGCACGCCGTTCCTGCAGGTCGGCGCCGACATCTATTGCGACACGGCCCTCATCTGCGACGTGCTGGAGCACCTGCAGCCCGAGCCGGTGCTGTATCCCCTGGCCCTCAAGGGCGTGTCCCGCGTGTTCGCCCAATGGTCGGATACGACCCTGTTCTGGGCCGCCATGGCCTACAACCTCCAGCCGCGGGGCGCGGCCGAGCTGTTCGCCAACCTGCCGCCCACGGCCGCCCAGGCCTTCGGTGCCGACCGCAAGGCCATGAGCGCCGGCATGAACCGCCTGCGCCCGCAGGATGCCACGGCCGCCTACCGCTCCTACCTGCGGCGCATCGCCCACATGGTCGAGGAGCACGACTACCTCTTCGGCGCAGAACCCTGCGTGGCCGATTTCGCCGCCTACCACCCGCTGTGGTTCACCCGGCAGTGCGTGCCGGTGATGGCCGACATCTTCAAGGCCACCCCCGCCGTGCTGGAATGGATGGACCGCATCGCCGCCATCGGCCATGGCCGCATGGAGAAATTCAGCGCCCAGGATGCCATCACGGTGGCCGCCAGGGCGGAGCCGCTGCCGCTCGTGGACGACGTCTTCCAGGACGAGCACGGCATACCGCTGGGTGCGCACGTGTCGATCGCCGCGGAGAGCTTCGGCACCGAGCCGACCGAAGGCCGCCTCGTCGCCGCCACCCGCACGCGCTACACGCTGGCGCGCACCGACCCTCGCGCGGGCACGCTCCACGTGCACTTCCCGCGCATCGGCTACACGCTCACTTCCACGGAGACAACCACACCATGA
- a CDS encoding SDR family oxidoreductase, translating into MIEDFQGKTAVLTGAGSGFGLECARIGAQRGMRLVLVDVQQDALDRAEAEIRAAGADVLAKRVDVSDAGQMERLASDVRERFGAPHFVFNNAGVGAGGLVWENTVADWNWVLGVNLMGVVHGVRLFTPMMLDAARQDPAWRGHIVNTASMAGLLTPPNMGIYNVSKHAVVSLTETLYQDLALVTDQISASVLCPYFVPTGIGRSERNRPDAVTAPPTRSQLIGQAMTDKAVGSGKVTAAEVAQMVFDGISANRFYLFSHPQALGNVQSRMESIVGVRNPPDPFLERPDIGLRLREQLRAST; encoded by the coding sequence ATGATCGAAGACTTCCAGGGCAAGACCGCCGTGCTCACCGGCGCCGGATCGGGGTTCGGGCTCGAATGCGCCCGCATCGGCGCGCAACGCGGCATGCGCCTCGTGCTGGTCGACGTGCAGCAGGACGCGCTGGACCGGGCCGAGGCCGAGATCCGGGCCGCCGGAGCCGACGTGCTGGCCAAGCGGGTGGATGTTTCCGACGCCGGGCAGATGGAGCGGCTCGCCTCCGACGTCCGGGAGCGTTTCGGCGCCCCGCATTTCGTCTTCAACAATGCCGGCGTGGGAGCCGGGGGGCTGGTGTGGGAAAACACCGTCGCCGACTGGAACTGGGTGCTCGGCGTGAACCTCATGGGCGTGGTGCATGGCGTGCGCCTCTTCACACCCATGATGCTCGATGCCGCACGGCAGGATCCGGCCTGGCGTGGCCACATCGTCAACACCGCCAGCATGGCCGGCCTGCTCACGCCCCCGAACATGGGCATCTACAACGTGAGCAAGCACGCCGTGGTGAGCCTTACCGAAACGCTGTACCAGGATCTGGCCCTGGTCACGGACCAGATCAGCGCCAGCGTGCTCTGCCCGTATTTCGTACCCACCGGCATCGGCCGCAGCGAGCGCAACCGGCCGGACGCGGTGACCGCGCCCCCCACGCGCAGCCAGCTCATCGGCCAGGCCATGACCGACAAGGCCGTGGGCAGCGGCAAGGTCACGGCCGCCGAGGTGGCGCAGATGGTGTTCGACGGCATCTCCGCCAACCGCTTCTACCTCTTCAGCCATCCCCAGGCGCTGGGCAACGTGCAAAGCCGCATGGAAAGCATCGTCGGCGTTCGCAATCCTCCGGACCCGTTCCTGGAGCGCCCTGACATCGGCCTGCGCCTGCGCGAGCAACTGCGCGCATCGACCTGA
- a CDS encoding 3-hydroxyacyl-CoA dehydrogenase, with protein sequence MEIQGKVFIVTGGASGLGEGTARMLAAAGGRVVVADMQADKGEAVARDIGGTFVRCDVTSEADGQAVVTQAVAQGKLMGLVNCAGIAPAEKTVGKNGAHGLALFAKTVTVNLIGSFNMIRLAAEAMARNEPESTGERGVLISTASVAAYDGQIGQAAYSASKGGIVGMTLPIARDLARNGIRNMTIAPGIFGTPMLFGMPQEVQDALAAGVPFPSRLGTPQDYARLARHIFENDMLNGEVIRLDGAIRLAPR encoded by the coding sequence ATGGAGATCCAGGGCAAGGTATTCATCGTCACGGGCGGCGCGTCGGGCCTGGGCGAAGGCACGGCACGCATGCTCGCCGCTGCAGGCGGCCGCGTGGTCGTCGCGGACATGCAGGCGGACAAGGGCGAAGCCGTGGCACGCGATATCGGCGGCACTTTCGTGCGCTGCGACGTGACGAGCGAGGCCGACGGCCAGGCGGTGGTGACGCAGGCCGTGGCGCAGGGCAAGCTGATGGGACTGGTCAACTGCGCGGGCATCGCCCCCGCCGAGAAGACGGTGGGCAAGAACGGTGCCCATGGACTGGCGCTGTTCGCCAAGACGGTGACGGTGAACCTGATCGGCAGCTTCAACATGATCCGCCTCGCGGCCGAGGCCATGGCCCGCAACGAGCCCGAGTCCACCGGCGAGCGCGGGGTGCTGATTTCCACGGCCAGCGTGGCGGCCTACGACGGCCAGATCGGCCAGGCGGCCTATTCCGCATCCAAGGGCGGCATCGTGGGCATGACGCTACCCATCGCGCGCGACCTGGCGCGCAACGGGATCCGCAACATGACGATCGCGCCCGGCATCTTCGGCACGCCGATGCTGTTCGGCATGCCGCAGGAGGTGCAGGACGCGCTGGCCGCAGGCGTGCCCTTCCCGAGCCGGCTCGGCACGCCGCAAGACTATGCCCGCCTGGCCCGCCACATCTTCGAGAACGACATGCTCAATGGCGAGGTGATCCGGCTGGACGGCGCCATCCGCCTCGCACCGCGCTGA
- a CDS encoding extracellular solute-binding protein — translation MRNRILSFIASASLLAIAGTALAQEQVVNLYSARHYATDEALYSGFTQATGIKVNRVDADDAGIMARLKAEGSASPADVILLVDAARLYRGEADGLFLPIQSKALEDAIPANLRARPAADGGIAWFGLSTRARVIVYNKAKVNKDDVDTYEELGDPKNKGKICIRSGSHPYNLSLFGAVTEHLGEQKAEAWLKGVVANLARPPKGGDTDQIRAVAAGECDIAVTNSYYLARIMRSDKPEDKDVASKVAVVFPDQQSWGTHMNIAGGAVARYSKNQANAVKFLEYLASPVAQNYFANGNNEWPAAKGVVSENPALRAMTGGQPFKSETIPISAVGEHMPKVQQMLDRVGFK, via the coding sequence ATGCGCAACCGCATCCTGAGCTTCATCGCATCCGCCAGCCTGCTGGCCATCGCCGGCACCGCGCTCGCCCAGGAACAGGTCGTGAACCTGTACTCGGCACGCCATTACGCGACGGACGAGGCGCTCTACAGCGGATTCACGCAGGCCACCGGCATCAAGGTCAACCGGGTGGATGCCGATGACGCGGGGATCATGGCGCGCCTGAAGGCCGAAGGCTCCGCCTCCCCGGCCGACGTGATCCTGCTGGTGGACGCGGCCCGCCTCTACCGCGGCGAGGCGGACGGCCTCTTCCTGCCGATCCAATCCAAGGCCCTGGAAGACGCGATTCCCGCGAACCTGCGCGCGCGTCCTGCCGCCGATGGCGGCATCGCCTGGTTCGGCCTGTCCACCCGCGCACGCGTCATCGTCTACAACAAGGCGAAGGTGAACAAGGACGACGTGGACACCTACGAAGAACTGGGCGACCCGAAGAACAAGGGCAAGATCTGCATCCGCTCGGGCTCGCACCCCTACAACCTGAGCCTGTTCGGCGCGGTGACGGAGCATCTGGGCGAGCAGAAGGCCGAAGCATGGCTCAAGGGGGTGGTCGCCAACCTCGCGCGTCCCCCGAAGGGCGGTGACACCGACCAGATCCGCGCCGTGGCGGCGGGCGAATGCGACATCGCCGTCACCAACAGCTATTACCTAGCCCGCATCATGCGGTCGGACAAGCCGGAGGACAAGGACGTGGCCAGCAAGGTGGCGGTGGTGTTCCCCGACCAGCAGTCGTGGGGCACGCACATGAACATCGCGGGCGGTGCCGTGGCGCGGTATTCGAAGAACCAGGCCAATGCGGTCAAGTTCCTCGAGTACCTGGCCAGTCCCGTGGCCCAGAACTACTTCGCGAACGGCAACAACGAGTGGCCGGCGGCCAAGGGCGTGGTGTCCGAGAATCCCGCGCTGCGTGCCATGACCGGCGGCCAGCCGTTCAAGAGCGAGACGATCCCGATCAGTGCCGTGGGCGAGCACATGCCCAAGGTGCAGCAGATGCTGGACCGGGTCGGCTTCAAGTAA
- a CDS encoding SWIB/MDM2 domain-containing protein, protein MATAKKAPAADKAAAPAKKRTPNAAFMKALTPSPALAAVVGSDPLPRTEIISKLWAYIKANNLQDAANKRMINADAKLKEVFGKPQVSMFEMAGLIGKHVK, encoded by the coding sequence ATGGCAACTGCAAAGAAAGCTCCGGCTGCCGACAAGGCCGCGGCGCCCGCCAAGAAGCGCACGCCCAACGCCGCCTTCATGAAGGCCCTGACGCCCAGCCCGGCGCTGGCCGCCGTGGTCGGCTCCGACCCGCTGCCCCGCACGGAGATCATCAGCAAGCTGTGGGCCTACATCAAGGCCAACAACCTGCAGGACGCCGCCAACAAGCGCATGATCAACGCCGACGCGAAGCTGAAGGAAGTGTTCGGCAAGCCGCAGGTCTCCATGTTCGAGATGGCCGGCCTGATCGGCAAGCACGTGAAGTGA
- the yedA gene encoding drug/metabolite exporter YedA, producing the protein MPTTTAPTFFTTARLPAGTLLALLCCYLVWGSTYLAIRIALESFPPFFQMGSRFLLAGVLLALFMAWRGRGAGVAALLPTARQWRNAFIVGSLMLGAGMGLIATASVHVGSGLIATCVASVPLMVTGWGLFWGRRPGAWELAGVCLGALGVALLMRGESFSAAPASVVCALAATACWSLGSVLSTTRLPLAPGPMGFASEMLCGGAVLMAISFALGERPAWPPSAAALAAWAYLVVFGSLVAFSAYLYLLAHASPALASSYAFVNPAVALALGCALAGEAISSREGWACAVILLAVGMILLGQRRVRSR; encoded by the coding sequence ATGCCGACCACCACCGCTCCGACTTTTTTCACCACGGCCCGCCTTCCGGCAGGCACGCTGCTGGCCCTGCTGTGCTGCTATCTGGTCTGGGGTTCCACCTACCTGGCGATCCGGATTGCGCTGGAGAGCTTCCCGCCGTTTTTCCAGATGGGCTCCCGGTTCCTGCTGGCGGGCGTGCTGCTGGCGCTGTTCATGGCCTGGCGAGGCCGCGGTGCGGGAGTCGCTGCCCTGCTCCCCACGGCGCGGCAATGGCGCAACGCGTTCATCGTGGGCAGCCTGATGCTCGGGGCCGGAATGGGACTCATCGCCACGGCCAGCGTGCACGTGGGCTCCGGGCTGATCGCGACATGCGTCGCCTCCGTGCCGCTGATGGTTACCGGCTGGGGCCTGTTCTGGGGACGCCGCCCGGGTGCCTGGGAGCTGGCCGGGGTGTGCCTCGGCGCGCTGGGCGTGGCGCTGCTGATGCGGGGCGAGAGTTTCTCCGCAGCCCCGGCCAGCGTGGTGTGTGCATTGGCGGCCACGGCATGCTGGTCGCTCGGCTCGGTGCTCTCCACTACGCGCCTGCCGCTGGCTCCCGGGCCGATGGGGTTTGCCAGCGAGATGCTGTGCGGCGGTGCCGTGCTCATGGCGATTTCCTTCGCCCTGGGAGAACGCCCCGCCTGGCCGCCCAGCGCCGCGGCGCTCGCCGCCTGGGCTTATCTGGTGGTGTTCGGCTCCCTGGTCGCCTTCAGCGCATACCTGTACCTGCTCGCCCATGCCAGCCCGGCGCTGGCGTCCAGCTATGCGTTCGTGAACCCCGCGGTGGCGCTCGCCCTGGGCTGCGCGCTGGCCGGCGAAGCGATTTCCTCCCGCGAGGGCTGGGCCTGCGCGGTGATTTTGCTCGCCGTGGGAATGATCCTGCTGGGCCAGCGCCGGGTACGGAGCCGTTAG
- a CDS encoding Lrp/AsnC family transcriptional regulator, with protein sequence MTEKNEVDAYDARILAALQQDGRITMAELGRQVHLSQPAVTERVRKLEAAGIIRGYGARVDHAALGYGIRAIIRVGRAEYARVVRLIEQTPEVVNAYNVTGDDSWILEIVVIDVSHLDAVVTAFCLLAETSTCIVLNAPRENAPVLPARRDSIRPPFRKVTGR encoded by the coding sequence ATGACCGAAAAGAACGAAGTCGACGCCTACGATGCCCGCATCCTTGCGGCCCTCCAGCAGGATGGCCGCATCACCATGGCCGAACTGGGGCGGCAGGTGCATCTCAGCCAACCTGCGGTCACCGAGCGGGTGCGCAAGCTCGAGGCGGCCGGCATCATCCGGGGCTATGGCGCCCGGGTGGACCATGCCGCCCTGGGCTATGGCATCCGCGCCATCATCCGGGTGGGGCGCGCGGAATATGCGCGCGTCGTGCGGCTCATCGAGCAGACGCCCGAGGTGGTCAATGCCTACAACGTGACCGGTGACGACAGCTGGATCCTGGAGATCGTGGTCATCGACGTCAGCCACCTCGACGCGGTCGTGACCGCGTTCTGCCTGCTGGCCGAAACCTCCACCTGCATCGTGCTCAACGCGCCTCGGGAAAACGCCCCGGTACTGCCGGCCCGCCGCGACAGCATCAGGCCGCCCTTCCGCAAGGTCACGGGCCGCTGA
- a CDS encoding DMT family transporter has translation MPSRPVAYLCLALSMILVGSYVALSKPLSQALPVFLLAWMRFGIGGLGMLSWLRKPADEPSMSPQVRRLLFLESFLGNFLFTLCMISGVGLTSAVTAGVTMAGIPAAVAVMSWFFLKERVPRRTWAAVGLAVLGIALFSVAQPGAGAHADTGTQGVAQPRHLVWLGQLLLIGAVICEAAYSVIGKKLTGTLGPRRITALINLWGFLLATPMGLYAALQFDFSSLKPGMWLLLVFYALAASVWTVWLWMTGLKVVPAAQGGVFTVMLPVSAALVGVVVLGERFTPLQLVAFGIAVASVVLATLPGRRKPAASGGQPPQA, from the coding sequence ATGCCCAGCCGCCCAGTCGCCTATCTCTGCCTTGCCCTCAGCATGATCCTGGTGGGCAGCTATGTCGCACTTTCCAAACCCCTGTCCCAGGCGCTGCCGGTCTTCCTGCTGGCATGGATGCGGTTCGGGATCGGTGGCCTGGGCATGCTGTCGTGGCTGCGCAAGCCGGCGGACGAGCCCTCCATGTCTCCGCAGGTGCGCCGCCTGCTGTTCCTGGAATCGTTCCTGGGCAATTTCCTGTTCACGCTGTGCATGATCTCGGGCGTCGGGCTGACCAGCGCGGTCACTGCCGGCGTCACCATGGCGGGCATTCCGGCGGCGGTCGCGGTGATGAGCTGGTTCTTCCTGAAGGAGCGGGTGCCCCGCCGCACCTGGGCGGCCGTGGGCCTCGCGGTACTGGGCATCGCGCTGTTTTCCGTGGCGCAGCCGGGAGCCGGCGCACATGCCGATACCGGCACGCAGGGCGTTGCCCAGCCCCGCCACCTCGTCTGGCTCGGGCAATTGCTGTTGATCGGCGCAGTGATCTGCGAGGCGGCCTACTCGGTGATCGGCAAGAAGCTCACGGGCACGCTGGGCCCGCGCCGCATCACGGCGCTGATCAACCTGTGGGGATTCCTGCTGGCCACGCCGATGGGGCTGTATGCGGCACTGCAGTTCGATTTCTCGTCACTCAAGCCGGGTATGTGGCTGCTGCTGGTGTTCTATGCGCTGGCCGCGAGCGTGTGGACCGTCTGGTTGTGGATGACCGGACTGAAGGTCGTTCCCGCCGCGCAGGGCGGTGTCTTCACCGTGATGCTGCCTGTCAGCGCAGCGCTGGTCGGCGTGGTGGTGCTGGGCGAGCGGTTCACCCCTCTGCAACTGGTGGCCTTCGGGATCGCGGTGGCGAGCGTGGTGCTGGCCACGCTGCCAGGGCGCCGGAAACCGGCGGCGTCCGGCGGGCAGCCCCCGCAGGCCTGA
- a CDS encoding gamma-glutamylcyclotransferase → MPQPPRSDSARHVFVYGTLRRGGSNDITRLDPPPVPVGTAAVPGVLYDLGAYPGIALTGPASEGEGRVPVLGEVYAITPALERCLDRIEEIWPEPSGEYVKREVVVRLKEGGAELSCLIYEIAPAFLRGAPRLLHGDWMAAR, encoded by the coding sequence ATGCCTCAGCCGCCGCGCTCCGATTCCGCTCGCCACGTATTCGTCTACGGCACCCTGCGCCGCGGAGGGAGCAACGACATCACCCGGCTCGATCCGCCACCGGTGCCCGTCGGCACGGCAGCGGTGCCCGGCGTGCTCTACGACCTCGGTGCCTACCCGGGCATCGCGCTGACCGGCCCCGCGTCCGAAGGGGAAGGGCGGGTGCCCGTGCTGGGAGAGGTCTATGCAATCACCCCCGCGCTCGAGCGCTGCCTGGACCGGATCGAGGAGATCTGGCCCGAACCGTCCGGCGAATACGTCAAGCGCGAGGTGGTGGTTCGCCTCAAGGAGGGTGGGGCGGAGCTTTCGTGCCTGATATATGAGATCGCGCCAGCTTTCCTGCGGGGTGCGCCCAGGCTTCTACATGGTGACTGGATGGCAGCGCGCTGA
- the aceA gene encoding isocitrate lyase produces MPQTFNEQLSREQQIAALEKDWAQNPRWKGIKRGYSAADVVRLRGSFQVEHTLARRGAEKLWNLVHNEPYVNCLGALTGGQAMQQVKAGIKAIYLSGWQVAADNNEYAAMYPDQSLYPVDSVPKVVERINNSFTRADEIQWAKGVNPGDAGFIDYHAPIVADAEAGFGGVLNAYELMKAMIRAGAAGVHFEDQLASVKKCGHMGGKVLVPTQEAVQKLIAARMAADVYGVPTLVIARTDAEAADLITSDYDENDKPFLTGERTAEGFYKTRKGIDQAISRAVAYADYADLVWCETGTPDLEFARKFAEAVHARHPGKLLAYNCSPSFNWKKNLDDATIAKFQRELGAMGYKYQFITLAGIHSMWFNMFDLAQDYVKRGMSAYVEKVQEPEFAARERGYTFVSHQQEVGTGYFDEVTTVIQGGKSSVTALTGSTEEEQFH; encoded by the coding sequence ATGCCCCAAACCTTCAATGAGCAACTGAGCCGTGAACAGCAAATCGCCGCCCTGGAAAAAGACTGGGCGCAGAACCCCCGCTGGAAGGGGATCAAGCGCGGCTACAGCGCCGCCGATGTCGTGCGGCTCCGTGGTTCCTTCCAGGTCGAACACACGCTGGCGCGCCGCGGCGCTGAAAAGCTCTGGAACCTCGTCCACAACGAACCCTACGTGAACTGCCTCGGCGCTCTGACCGGCGGCCAGGCCATGCAGCAGGTCAAGGCCGGCATCAAGGCGATCTACCTGTCCGGCTGGCAGGTGGCCGCCGACAACAACGAGTACGCCGCGATGTACCCCGACCAGTCGCTGTACCCCGTGGATTCCGTGCCGAAGGTCGTGGAGCGCATCAACAACAGCTTCACCCGCGCCGACGAGATCCAGTGGGCCAAGGGCGTGAACCCCGGCGACGCAGGCTTCATCGACTACCACGCCCCGATCGTGGCCGATGCCGAGGCCGGCTTCGGCGGCGTGCTCAACGCCTATGAGCTCATGAAGGCCATGATCCGGGCCGGCGCCGCGGGCGTGCACTTCGAAGACCAGCTCGCATCGGTCAAGAAGTGCGGCCACATGGGTGGCAAGGTGCTGGTGCCCACGCAGGAAGCCGTGCAGAAGCTCATCGCCGCGCGCATGGCCGCCGACGTGTACGGCGTGCCCACCCTGGTCATCGCCCGCACCGACGCCGAGGCCGCGGACCTCATCACCAGCGACTACGACGAGAACGACAAGCCCTTCCTGACGGGCGAGCGCACCGCCGAAGGCTTCTACAAGACCCGCAAGGGCATCGACCAGGCCATCAGCCGGGCCGTGGCCTATGCCGACTACGCGGACCTCGTCTGGTGCGAGACCGGCACGCCGGACCTGGAGTTCGCCCGCAAATTTGCCGAGGCCGTGCACGCCAGGCACCCGGGCAAGCTGCTCGCGTACAACTGCTCGCCGTCGTTCAACTGGAAGAAGAACCTCGACGACGCGACCATCGCCAAGTTCCAGCGCGAGCTGGGCGCCATGGGCTACAAGTACCAGTTCATCACGCTGGCCGGCATCCACAGCATGTGGTTCAACATGTTCGACCTGGCGCAGGATTACGTGAAGCGCGGCATGTCCGCCTATGTGGAAAAGGTGCAGGAGCCCGAATTCGCGGCCCGCGAGCGCGGCTACACCTTCGTGTCCCATCAGCAGGAGGTGGGCACGGGCTACTTCGACGAGGTGACCACCGTGATCCAGGGTGGCAAGTCCAGCGTGACCGCGCTGACCGGCTCCACCGAGGAAGAGCAGTTCCATTGA